In Vicinamibacteria bacterium, the following are encoded in one genomic region:
- a CDS encoding peroxiredoxin, which translates to MLSIGATAAPIDLIGVRQGQTQRYRLADYQSRWLVLFFYPADFSFICPTEVTGFQKLLPEFGASGCEILGVSVDPPETHLAWARELGGVDYPLLSDTERTACRAYEVVDPQDQRALRASFIIDAGGVIEYAMVSHRNVGRSVEETLRVLRALQSGRACPADWRPGEPTEKRP; encoded by the coding sequence ATGTTGTCCATCGGCGCCACCGCGGCCCCCATCGACTTAATCGGGGTCCGCCAAGGCCAGACCCAGCGTTACCGGCTCGCCGACTACCAATCGCGCTGGCTCGTCCTGTTTTTTTATCCGGCCGACTTTTCCTTCATCTGCCCCACCGAGGTAACGGGGTTCCAGAAGCTGCTGCCCGAGTTCGGCGCCAGCGGCTGCGAGATCCTGGGCGTCAGCGTCGACCCGCCGGAGACGCACCTGGCTTGGGCCCGCGAACTCGGTGGAGTCGACTACCCCCTTCTCAGCGACACCGAGCGCACGGCTTGCCGGGCCTACGAGGTCGTGGATCCCCAGGACCAGCGTGCACTCCGCGCGAGTTTCATCATCGATGCGGGCGGCGTCATCGAGTACGCCATGGTCAGCCACCGCAACGTTGGGCGGAGCGTAGAGGAGACCCTTCGCGTATTGCGTGCCCTTCAGAGCGGCCGCGCCTGTCCGGCCGACTGGCGGCCGGGCGAGCCCACCGAGAAAAGGCCGTAG
- a CDS encoding DoxX family protein, with translation MRQRLLRTEPDVALLILRVLAGVVFFPHGAQKVLGWFGGHGLAATMGSFTGRLGIPAVFAGLAIVAEFLGSLGLVVGFLTRVAAFGLGCVMLVGALLVHARNGFFMNWSGSQAGEGFEYHILALAIMLALMIKGGGLFSIDGALAGRRPR, from the coding sequence ATGCGGCAACGACTCTTGAGGACGGAGCCCGACGTTGCCCTGCTGATTCTGCGGGTTCTGGCGGGCGTGGTCTTCTTTCCGCACGGCGCTCAAAAGGTCCTGGGTTGGTTCGGCGGGCATGGGCTGGCGGCGACGATGGGTTCTTTTACGGGGAGGCTCGGCATTCCCGCCGTCTTCGCCGGCCTCGCCATCGTCGCTGAATTCCTTGGATCCCTGGGCCTGGTGGTGGGCTTCTTGACCCGCGTGGCCGCTTTCGGGTTGGGCTGCGTGATGTTGGTGGGGGCGCTCCTCGTCCATGCGCGAAACGGGTTCTTCATGAACTGGAGTGGCAGCCAAGCCGGTGAGGGCTTCGAGTACCACATCCTCGCTCTCGCCATCATGCTCGCGCTGATGATCAAGGGAGGCGGTCTCTTCTCCATCGACGGGGCGCTGGCCGGACGCCGCCCACGCTGA
- a CDS encoding tetratricopeptide repeat protein encodes MTLPPRSRPPSPNAQVLDQVPIRAFDADRCGPGSLSLVLNSYGDMVSEAQLGADLPKAPGGGVLSVDLLLAARQRGFDASLVPGDGETISKEIAEKHPSILMLKLLDVPGERRDIYHYVVVDGFDPGRRLFRVQFGDGKVRWTSLARLERAWRGTSHALLLVRPRRELGLELRRAVELEGVERWTEAAARYRAIIAAWPNAAQAWVNLGNVEARLDRFEESEQAYRRALVLSPDLADALNNLAWLLLRGGARLEEAEELALAATREAGPDQPVAFDTLGRIQLARGRCADAQKTFTSALVGVGPAPVGARADLLEGLGRAHWACGRAEEARSSFLEALDAGPTTERSRAIQAALLALGRP; translated from the coding sequence GTGACGCTTCCTCCGCGCTCGCGCCCGCCTAGCCCAAACGCTCAGGTACTGGATCAGGTTCCGATTCGGGCCTTCGACGCCGATCGCTGCGGCCCCGGCAGCCTCTCCCTAGTGCTGAATTCGTACGGCGACATGGTCTCGGAGGCCCAGCTAGGAGCCGACCTGCCCAAGGCTCCCGGGGGGGGCGTGCTCTCCGTCGATCTGCTGCTCGCCGCCCGCCAGCGTGGTTTTGACGCCTCCCTGGTGCCGGGCGACGGTGAGACGATCAGCAAGGAAATCGCGGAGAAGCACCCTTCGATCCTGATGTTGAAGCTGCTTGATGTGCCGGGAGAGCGAAGGGACATCTACCACTATGTAGTTGTAGACGGCTTCGATCCTGGTCGTCGGCTCTTCCGCGTGCAGTTTGGCGATGGGAAGGTCCGCTGGACCTCCCTGGCGCGCCTGGAACGGGCTTGGCGAGGCACCAGTCACGCCTTGCTGCTCGTCCGTCCGCGACGGGAGCTGGGCCTCGAGCTCCGACGCGCGGTTGAGCTAGAGGGTGTGGAGCGCTGGACTGAGGCCGCGGCCCGGTATCGCGCGATCATCGCCGCCTGGCCCAACGCCGCTCAGGCCTGGGTCAACCTCGGAAACGTCGAAGCGCGACTCGACCGCTTTGAGGAGTCAGAGCAAGCCTACCGCAGGGCCCTCGTCCTGTCGCCAGATCTGGCCGACGCTCTCAATAACCTCGCCTGGCTCCTGCTGCGGGGAGGCGCCCGGCTCGAGGAGGCCGAGGAGCTGGCGCTCGCGGCCACGCGGGAGGCCGGACCCGATCAGCCGGTGGCCTTCGACACGCTCGGCCGGATCCAACTCGCACGGGGTCGATGCGCCGACGCGCAAAAGACCTTTACCTCCGCCCTGGTGGGAGTGGGCCCCGCTCCCGTGGGAGCTCGAGCCGATCTTCTCGAAGGGCTGGGCCGGGCGCACTGGGCTTGCGGCCGCGCCGAGGAAGCCCGGTCTAGCTTCTTGGAGGCGCTGGATGCCGGCCCCACGACGGAGAGGAGCCGGGCTATCCAAGCCGCCCTCCTTGCCTTGGGGCGACCCTAG